A DNA window from Vagococcus penaei contains the following coding sequences:
- a CDS encoding ABC transporter permease, whose product MLVSTIGQGFLWAILGLGIYLTFRVLNFPDLTTEGSFPLGGAVCVTAITNGINPILATLLGVLAGMAAGLTTGVLYTKGKIPVILAGILVMSGLNSVMLFVMKSPNLSLLNHSTVFNLIKVFHVPKNFDVVLISLVVVVLVIILMVFFLNTEIGQAYIATGDNETVAKSLGIETDKMKILGLVVSNGVIALSGALIAQSEGYADVSKGIGVIVIGLASIILGELIFGELTMLERFIAIVVGSILYQLLILAVIKLNFDTTYLKIYSSVILAICLMIPQLKYRLFGRLNLFKEEKKQ is encoded by the coding sequence ATGTTAGTATCGACAATTGGACAAGGCTTTTTGTGGGCTATTCTTGGTTTAGGTATTTATTTAACATTTAGGGTACTTAATTTTCCCGATTTAACAACTGAAGGAAGCTTCCCACTAGGGGGTGCTGTGTGTGTCACTGCTATAACAAATGGAATTAATCCTATATTAGCTACACTACTTGGTGTGCTTGCAGGTATGGCAGCTGGACTCACAACAGGTGTTTTGTACACAAAAGGGAAAATACCTGTTATTTTAGCTGGTATTTTAGTAATGAGTGGCTTAAATTCTGTGATGTTATTTGTGATGAAATCACCAAACTTATCCTTATTAAATCATTCAACAGTGTTTAACTTAATTAAGGTATTTCATGTACCCAAAAATTTTGATGTTGTGCTAATAAGTTTAGTCGTTGTTGTATTAGTGATTATTTTAATGGTTTTCTTTTTAAATACCGAAATTGGACAGGCTTATATTGCCACAGGGGATAATGAAACCGTGGCTAAATCATTAGGTATTGAAACAGATAAAATGAAAATTCTAGGTTTGGTAGTATCTAATGGTGTTATTGCCTTATCTGGTGCATTAATTGCTCAGAGTGAAGGGTACGCAGATGTTAGTAAAGGAATCGGAGTTATTGTGATTGGTTTGGCATCGATTATTTTAGGTGAATTAATCTTTGGCGAATTGACAATGTTAGAACGATTTATTGCGATTGTAGTTGGGAGTATTCTTTATCAATTATTAATTTTAGCAGTTATCAAACTTAACTTTGACACAACTTATCTAAAAATTTATTCATCGGTTATTTTGGCTATTTGCCTAATGATACCGCAACTCAAATATCGGCTATTTGGTCGACTAAACTTATTTAAGGAGGAGAAAAAACAATGA
- a CDS encoding ABC transporter ATP-binding protein: MQPLLLINDAMKITDSGLKIMNQLNLSIYEGDFITVLGGNGAGKSTLFNAISGTLKLTSGTISLNQLNITNQSEEKRAAYFARVFQDPKNGTAPRMTVLENLLLASQRGSKRRLKNRQLVSKRQDYYDLCAQVGNGLENHLDTPTGNLSGGQRQALSLLMATLKKPDLLLLDEHTAALDPRTGKQLMALTDQKIRDNQLTCLMITHHMQDALTYGNRLIVLEKGQIKRDFSKSEKEKLTMPDLLKFF, encoded by the coding sequence ATACAACCGCTATTACTCATCAATGATGCTATGAAAATCACAGATTCTGGATTAAAAATTATGAATCAGCTAAATTTAAGTATCTATGAAGGAGATTTTATCACTGTTTTAGGTGGAAATGGTGCAGGAAAATCAACTCTTTTTAATGCTATCAGTGGCACGCTAAAATTAACATCAGGTACGATTTCTTTAAATCAGCTCAATATTACTAATCAAAGTGAAGAAAAGCGCGCAGCATATTTTGCTAGAGTATTTCAAGATCCTAAAAATGGGACTGCTCCCCGAATGACAGTCTTAGAAAATTTATTATTAGCTAGCCAACGTGGCAGCAAACGTCGCCTGAAAAATAGACAGTTGGTAAGTAAGCGTCAAGACTATTATGATTTATGTGCTCAAGTTGGTAATGGTTTGGAGAATCACCTTGATACACCTACTGGAAATTTGTCTGGCGGACAACGTCAAGCATTAAGTTTACTAATGGCGACATTAAAAAAACCGGATTTACTACTATTAGATGAACATACTGCTGCACTCGATCCAAGAACGGGAAAACAATTGATGGCACTGACAGATCAAAAAATTAGAGATAATCAATTAACTTGCTTGATGATTACTCATCATATGCAAGACGCTTTAACTTATGGTAATCGTTTAATTGTTTTAGAAAAAGGACAAATAAAAAGAGATTTTTCTAAGTCAGAGAAAGAAAAATTGACAATGCCAGACTTGCTAAAATTTTTTTAA
- a CDS encoding GNAT family N-acetyltransferase — MQIVRLHLMKESDLKELASFKSDCLSMKQPIHGSYGLGNTKDNKKWAQDILKNKLKKNQYLFLGRNEQGRLVGLINYKSTLTAYETRMGGHVSYTVHPLYQGKGYAKEMLATLIQWLRDGQITEHILLTVDNDNQASKKVIQANKGKYQNSIILDNKRINRYTITIYSEK; from the coding sequence ATGCAAATTGTTAGGTTACATTTAATGAAAGAATCTGATTTAAAAGAATTGGCTAGTTTTAAATCAGATTGTCTTTCAATGAAACAGCCAATTCATGGTAGCTATGGGTTAGGAAATACAAAAGATAACAAAAAATGGGCACAGGATATATTAAAAAATAAATTAAAAAAAAATCAGTATTTATTTTTAGGTAGAAATGAGCAGGGCAGACTAGTTGGCTTAATAAATTATAAATCTACTTTAACTGCATATGAGACTAGAATGGGTGGGCATGTAAGCTATACAGTGCATCCTCTATATCAAGGAAAGGGATATGCTAAAGAGATGCTAGCAACCCTTATTCAATGGCTAAGAGATGGACAAATAACTGAACATATTTTGTTAACCGTTGATAATGACAATCAAGCATCAAAAAAAGTTATCCAAGCTAATAAGGGTAAATATCAGAATAGCATTATACTTGATAATAAAAGAATTAATAGATACACAATAACAATATATTCCGAAAAGTAA
- a CDS encoding MgtC/SapB family protein, with protein MSEKEIFLRLAISLFFSGIIGLEREKNQSNAGIKTHSLVGISATLIAMIQVEISHDALKSAIAHPELISLFGADPSRLTAQVISGIGFLGAGTIIVTKRSISGLTTAASIWSVACLGIAVGMGYFFLSFASFLVIFSILFLFKRILRISVPTKLVIKYIGGTETLEEIKEVLQQLKLKYTTIKYDVRMYGDIRVYSNVFEIESLDRKYFDKLLNKLANNEHIINCEQTRIEL; from the coding sequence GTGTCGGAAAAAGAAATTTTTTTAAGATTAGCTATTTCATTATTTTTTTCTGGAATTATTGGTTTAGAAAGAGAAAAAAATCAAAGTAATGCTGGAATTAAGACGCATTCATTAGTTGGGATTTCTGCAACACTTATTGCAATGATTCAAGTTGAAATTAGTCACGATGCTCTTAAAAGTGCGATTGCTCACCCTGAACTTATATCTTTATTTGGCGCAGATCCGTCCCGGTTAACGGCACAAGTCATTTCAGGAATTGGTTTTTTAGGTGCAGGGACAATAATTGTCACTAAACGAAGTATCTCTGGTTTAACAACTGCTGCTTCTATTTGGTCAGTAGCCTGTTTGGGTATTGCTGTGGGTATGGGGTATTTCTTTTTATCATTTGCTTCTTTTTTAGTAATATTTAGTATTTTATTTTTATTCAAACGTATATTACGTATTTCTGTACCAACTAAATTAGTGATTAAATATATTGGAGGTACAGAAACGCTAGAGGAGATAAAAGAAGTATTACAACAACTAAAATTAAAATACACAACGATTAAGTATGATGTGCGAATGTATGGTGATATCCGTGTTTACTCTAATGTATTTGAAATTGAGTCATTAGATCGCAAATATTTTGATAAGTTACTAAATAAATTAGCCAATAATGAGCATATCATTAATTGTGAACAAACAAGAATCGAGCTTTAA